The proteins below come from a single Microbacterium sp. SLBN-154 genomic window:
- the argJ gene encoding bifunctional glutamate N-acetyltransferase/amino-acid acetyltransferase ArgJ, producing the protein MSVTAPQGFEAAGVAVGLKSTGKPDVAVVVNRGPLKVGAAVFTSNRAKANPILWSEQVIRDGVVEAIVLNSGGANCFTGSFGFQTTHQTAERAAELLGVGAGDILVCSTGLIGVGDEVFRQKVLDGTEKAIGTLRPHGGDDASLAIMTTDSRPKRAVQASHGWTIGGMAKGAGMLAPGLATMLVVLTTDAVLTAEEADAHLRAATRVTFDRLDSDGCMSTNDQVTLMVSGASGVTPDPDEFRQRLTAVCDDLASQLQADAEGASHDISIQVTNAASEDDAVVVGRSVARNNLFKAAIFGNDPNWGRVLAAIGTTDAEFDPYDVDVWMNGVRVCTRGAPDRPREEVDLTPRATIVRIDLKSGDAHALIRTNDLTHDYVHENSAYSS; encoded by the coding sequence GTGAGCGTCACCGCGCCCCAGGGCTTCGAGGCGGCCGGCGTCGCCGTGGGCCTGAAGTCCACCGGCAAGCCGGATGTCGCCGTGGTCGTGAACCGCGGCCCGCTCAAGGTCGGCGCCGCCGTCTTCACCAGCAACCGTGCGAAGGCCAACCCGATTCTGTGGTCGGAGCAGGTGATCCGGGACGGCGTGGTCGAGGCGATCGTGCTCAACTCCGGTGGGGCCAACTGCTTCACGGGGTCTTTCGGCTTCCAGACGACGCACCAGACCGCCGAGAGGGCCGCTGAACTCCTCGGCGTGGGCGCCGGCGACATCCTCGTCTGCTCGACCGGCCTCATCGGCGTCGGTGACGAGGTGTTTCGACAGAAAGTGCTCGACGGGACCGAGAAGGCGATCGGGACTCTCCGTCCGCACGGCGGTGACGACGCGTCGCTGGCGATCATGACCACCGACTCGCGCCCGAAACGGGCCGTCCAGGCCAGCCACGGATGGACGATCGGCGGAATGGCCAAGGGCGCCGGGATGCTGGCGCCCGGCCTTGCGACAATGCTCGTCGTCCTCACCACCGACGCCGTCCTCACCGCGGAGGAGGCCGACGCGCATCTGCGCGCGGCGACTCGTGTCACCTTCGACCGCCTGGACTCGGACGGCTGTATGTCGACCAACGACCAGGTGACGCTGATGGTCAGCGGCGCGTCCGGCGTCACTCCGGATCCTGACGAGTTCCGGCAACGGCTCACCGCGGTGTGCGACGACCTCGCAAGCCAGCTTCAGGCCGACGCCGAGGGCGCCAGTCACGACATCAGCATCCAGGTCACCAACGCGGCATCCGAAGACGATGCGGTGGTCGTCGGGCGTTCGGTCGCCCGCAACAACCTCTTCAAGGCCGCGATCTTCGGCAACGACCCCAACTGGGGACGCGTGCTCGCAGCGATCGGAACCACCGACGCCGAGTTCGACCCCTATGACGTCGACGTGTGGATGAACGGGGTGCGGGTGTGCACCCGGGGTGCCCCTGATCGCCCGCGCGAGGAGGTCGATCTCACTCCGCGTGCAACGATCGTGCGCATCGACCTCAAGTCGGGCGACGCTCATGCGCTCATTCGCACCAATGACCTCACCCACGACTACGTCCACGAGAACAGCGCGTACTCCTCATGA
- the argB gene encoding acetylglutamate kinase, which translates to MTDIQTTDPGEASARAAVLIDSLPWLRRFRDQVIVIKYGGNAMVSEELQDAFAADMAYLRYAGVKPVVVHGGGPQISSMLDRLEIPSEFKGGYRVTSTEAISVVRMVLTGQINPQLVGKINTHGPLATGLSGEDAGLFGGRRRGVTIDGIEHDLGRVGDVVEVDPQPVLDHLAAGRIPVVSSIAPDLDRPGASLNVNADAAASALAVALKAVKLVVLTDVPGLYADWPNRDSLVSHLTSSALRDMLPTLESGMIPKMQACLEAVEGGVETAAIIDGRVPHSVLVEIFTSNGIGTEVVRG; encoded by the coding sequence ATGACCGACATCCAGACGACCGACCCGGGTGAGGCGAGCGCGAGAGCCGCGGTCCTCATCGACTCGCTTCCGTGGCTCCGGCGCTTCCGCGACCAGGTCATCGTGATCAAGTACGGCGGCAACGCCATGGTCAGCGAAGAGCTGCAAGACGCCTTCGCCGCAGACATGGCCTACCTCCGCTACGCGGGCGTGAAGCCGGTCGTCGTACACGGCGGCGGCCCTCAGATCTCGTCCATGCTCGACCGGCTCGAGATCCCGAGCGAGTTCAAAGGCGGCTATCGCGTCACGAGCACCGAGGCGATCTCCGTCGTGCGGATGGTGCTCACCGGCCAGATCAACCCGCAGCTGGTGGGCAAGATCAACACCCACGGCCCGCTCGCGACGGGTCTGAGCGGCGAGGACGCCGGGCTCTTCGGCGGTCGCCGACGCGGCGTCACCATCGACGGCATCGAGCACGACCTGGGCCGAGTGGGCGATGTGGTCGAGGTCGATCCGCAGCCGGTCCTCGACCATCTCGCCGCCGGACGCATTCCGGTGGTCTCCAGCATCGCGCCCGACCTCGATCGGCCCGGTGCATCACTGAACGTCAATGCCGACGCCGCGGCGTCGGCGCTCGCGGTCGCGCTCAAGGCGGTGAAGCTCGTCGTCCTGACCGACGTGCCGGGCCTGTACGCCGACTGGCCGAATCGCGACTCCCTCGTCTCGCACCTGACCTCGTCGGCTCTGCGGGACATGCTCCCGACGCTGGAGTCGGGCATGATCCCGAAGATGCAGGCCTGCCTCGAGGCGGTCGAGGGGGGCGTCGAGACGGCGGCGATCATCGATGGGCGGGTGCCGCACTCGGTGCTCGTGGAGATCTTCACCAGCAACGGAATCGGAACAGAGGTGGTGCGAGGATGA
- a CDS encoding acetylornithine transaminase: MTWQDDAGRDLVRSFGDRMAMFVRGEGAYLWDDAGTRYLDFLGGIAVNSLGHAHPVFVDAVARQAATLAHVSNYFATPPQLQLAAQLKRLAGTGERGRVYFGNSGAEANEAAFKLARLHGGADRPRILALRDAFHGRTMGTLALTGKSWMQEPFLPMVPGVEFIDSTVEALEAAIGDDVAALFVEPIKGEAGVVELPTGYLAAARELTERHGSLLIVDEIQTGAGRTGEWFAFQHAGITPDAITVAKGIGGGFPIGALITFGAASELFYPGTHGSTFGGNALGTAVAAAVLAEIERADLLTNARDRGRQLRDAITAIDSDLIEGCRGQGLLIGVALRHPLAKALVAAAQQHGLIINAPNDATIRLAPALTIGDVEVDDFLDLFTAAIRSVEDALVLDGAGAGSGEGEGSR, from the coding sequence ATGACCTGGCAGGATGACGCGGGGCGCGACCTCGTTCGCAGCTTCGGCGACCGGATGGCGATGTTCGTCCGAGGGGAAGGTGCGTACCTCTGGGATGACGCGGGGACCCGGTATCTCGACTTCCTCGGCGGCATCGCGGTGAACTCCCTCGGGCACGCCCACCCCGTATTCGTCGATGCGGTGGCACGACAGGCCGCGACCCTCGCACACGTGTCGAACTACTTCGCCACGCCCCCGCAGCTGCAGCTCGCCGCCCAGTTGAAGCGACTGGCCGGCACGGGCGAGCGCGGACGGGTGTACTTCGGCAACTCCGGCGCCGAGGCCAACGAGGCCGCGTTCAAGCTGGCGAGGCTCCACGGCGGCGCCGATCGACCCCGCATTCTGGCCCTGCGCGACGCCTTCCACGGACGCACGATGGGAACGCTGGCACTGACCGGCAAGTCCTGGATGCAGGAACCCTTCCTGCCGATGGTGCCCGGCGTCGAATTCATCGACTCGACGGTGGAGGCGCTCGAGGCCGCCATCGGCGACGACGTGGCAGCGCTGTTCGTCGAGCCGATCAAGGGCGAAGCCGGCGTGGTGGAACTGCCCACCGGATACCTCGCGGCAGCGCGCGAACTCACCGAGCGGCACGGCTCGCTGCTCATCGTCGACGAGATCCAGACGGGGGCCGGCCGGACGGGGGAGTGGTTCGCCTTCCAGCACGCAGGCATCACCCCCGACGCCATCACGGTGGCCAAGGGCATCGGCGGCGGGTTTCCGATCGGAGCGCTCATCACCTTCGGGGCGGCCAGCGAGCTGTTCTACCCCGGCACGCACGGCTCCACCTTCGGCGGCAATGCCCTCGGCACCGCCGTCGCCGCCGCGGTCCTCGCGGAGATCGAAAGGGCAGACCTCCTCACCAACGCTCGGGACCGGGGCCGGCAGCTGCGCGATGCGATCACGGCGATCGACTCGGACCTGATCGAAGGATGCCGCGGCCAGGGTCTGCTGATCGGTGTCGCGTTGCGTCATCCGCTCGCCAAAGCCCTCGTCGCGGCGGCTCAGCAGCACGGTCTGATCATCAATGCTCCCAACGACGCCACCATTCGGCTCGCACCGGCGCTGACCATCGGCGACGTCGAGGTCGACGACTTCCTCGATCTCTTCACCGCCGCGATCCGTTCGGTGGAGGACGCGCTCGTTCTCGACGGCGCGGGCGCGGGCTCCGGCGAGGGGGAAGGATCGAGATGA
- the argF gene encoding ornithine carbamoyltransferase: MTRHLLRDDDLTAAEQREILDLAVELKSDRWKLRPLEGPQTVAVIFDKSSTRTRVSFAVGIADLGGSPLIISTANSQLGGKETPSDTARVLERQVAAIVWRTYAQAGLEEMAEGTRVPVVNALSDDFHPCQLLADLLTIREHKGELAGLTLSFFGDGRSNMAHSYLLAGVTAGMHVRVASPEDYAPRDDVVAAADRRAAETGGSVVLYTDPNEAAAGADVIVTDTWVSMGKEEEKLARLRDLGSYKVTTELMSLAADDAIFIHCLPADRGYEVDAEVIDGPQSVVWDEAENRLHAQKALLVWLLRQQ, encoded by the coding sequence ATGACGCGTCATCTTCTTCGCGACGACGATCTCACCGCCGCTGAACAGCGAGAGATCCTCGACCTCGCGGTCGAGCTCAAGAGCGACCGATGGAAGCTCCGACCTCTCGAGGGCCCGCAGACGGTCGCGGTGATCTTCGACAAGTCCTCCACGCGCACTCGGGTGTCGTTCGCTGTGGGCATCGCCGATCTCGGCGGCTCGCCGCTGATCATCTCCACCGCCAACAGTCAGTTGGGCGGCAAGGAGACACCGTCGGACACCGCAAGGGTCCTCGAGCGTCAGGTCGCCGCGATCGTCTGGCGCACCTATGCACAGGCGGGTCTGGAGGAGATGGCCGAGGGAACCCGGGTTCCCGTCGTCAACGCCCTCTCCGACGACTTCCACCCGTGTCAGCTGTTGGCCGACCTTCTCACAATCCGCGAGCATAAGGGCGAACTCGCAGGCCTCACGCTCTCGTTCTTCGGAGACGGGCGCTCGAACATGGCGCACTCCTACCTCCTCGCGGGGGTGACGGCGGGCATGCACGTCCGCGTCGCCTCGCCCGAAGACTACGCACCGCGTGATGACGTCGTCGCTGCAGCGGACCGTCGAGCCGCGGAGACCGGTGGCAGTGTGGTCCTCTACACCGATCCGAATGAGGCGGCTGCTGGCGCCGACGTCATCGTCACCGACACCTGGGTGTCGATGGGCAAGGAGGAGGAGAAGCTCGCGCGGCTCCGCGACCTCGGGTCCTACAAGGTCACCACCGAACTCATGTCGCTCGCCGCCGACGACGCCATCTTCATCCACTGCCTCCCCGCAGATCGCGGGTACGAGGTGGACGCGGAGGTCATCGATGGCCCGCAGAGCGTCGTGTGGGATGAGGCGGAGAACCGCCTGCACGCACAGAAGGCGCTGTTGGTGTGGCTGCTCCGTCAGCAGTGA
- a CDS encoding heparan-alpha-glucosaminide N-acetyltransferase domain-containing protein codes for MAAPSAVTDRSAGGALARNWGRLNGKGRLAGIDLARGLAVLGMFAAHLLVTPELLWTAPATWLGIADGRSSILFATLAGVSIGLVTGGPRPVGREAMAVARMRLGVRAGLLWGLGVLLIATGVPVYVILPAYAIMFVLALPFTRLAAPPLLVIAAGLAVVMPWIQVLLDEAPLWSTPLGDELSAAVGWHYPFPVWMAFVLAGLGLARADLTRLRVQLIALSAGVVLAAVGYGLDAAARGSGDPVMPTLWSEVWTAEPHSSGLLEVVGSGGFAIAAIAASLLLCRTAVIWLVLPLRAVGAMPLTAYTAQIIVWAVIALAVFGNTSLLTPFRELEPFWPLTLGIVAGCTAWALLVGRGPFEWAFDRVSKLIVPSSLTKRSNP; via the coding sequence GTGGCTGCTCCGTCAGCAGTGACCGACCGCAGCGCCGGTGGTGCGCTCGCCCGCAATTGGGGCCGGCTGAACGGGAAGGGGAGGCTCGCCGGGATCGATCTGGCTCGGGGGCTGGCCGTGCTGGGGATGTTCGCCGCACACCTGCTGGTGACACCCGAGCTGCTGTGGACGGCCCCCGCGACGTGGCTGGGAATCGCGGACGGTCGATCCTCCATCCTGTTCGCAACGCTCGCCGGAGTCTCGATCGGGCTGGTGACCGGCGGCCCTCGCCCGGTCGGACGCGAGGCGATGGCGGTCGCGCGAATGCGTCTCGGCGTCCGCGCGGGCCTCCTCTGGGGACTCGGCGTGCTGCTCATCGCCACCGGGGTGCCGGTTTACGTCATCCTCCCCGCCTACGCGATCATGTTCGTCCTCGCCCTCCCGTTCACACGGCTCGCGGCGCCTCCTCTCCTCGTCATCGCGGCAGGCCTGGCGGTGGTGATGCCGTGGATCCAGGTGCTCCTCGACGAGGCGCCGCTGTGGTCGACTCCGCTCGGCGATGAACTGTCGGCCGCCGTCGGCTGGCACTATCCGTTCCCTGTGTGGATGGCCTTCGTCCTCGCGGGTCTCGGGCTCGCGCGCGCGGACCTCACCCGGCTGCGGGTGCAGCTGATCGCCCTCTCGGCCGGCGTCGTCCTGGCCGCTGTCGGGTACGGACTCGACGCGGCCGCGCGGGGGAGCGGCGATCCGGTGATGCCCACGCTGTGGAGCGAGGTGTGGACGGCCGAACCCCACTCGAGCGGACTCCTCGAAGTCGTCGGATCCGGCGGTTTCGCGATCGCAGCCATCGCCGCCTCGCTCCTGCTCTGCCGCACGGCCGTCATCTGGCTCGTCCTCCCGCTGCGTGCCGTCGGCGCCATGCCGCTCACCGCCTACACGGCGCAGATCATCGTCTGGGCGGTCATCGCCCTGGCGGTGTTCGGCAACACGAGTCTCCTCACACCGTTCCGCGAACTCGAACCCTTCTGGCCACTGACGCTCGGCATCGTCGCGGGATGCACGGCCTGGGCGCTGCTGGTCGGACGAGGTCCGTTCGAGTGGGCGTTCGACCGGGTGTCGAAGCTGATCGTGCCGAGTTCGTTGACGAAGAGGAGCAATCCGTGA
- the argH gene encoding argininosuccinate lyase has protein sequence MHGLGAAGRTRSVRVGVRPGVEADRAEFVDEEEQSVTKDEQTNEGALWGARFASGPSPELAALSVSTHFDWALAPYDIAGSHAHAKALAAAGYLTADEERRMHDGLDRLLDAVRDGTLRPRPSDEDVHGALEAALIAAVGPELGGKLRAGRSRNDQIATLVRMYLVDHAAVVARDVLRLIDAIVAQAEAHADAIMPGRTHLQHAQPVLLAHHLQAHAWPLVRDLERLRDWRVRADASPYGAGALAGSTLGLDPALVAREVGLGRPTENSMDGTAARDVVAEFAYVAAQIGVDLSRFAEDIIVWNTREFSFVILDDGFSTGSSIMPQKKNPDIAELARGKTGRLIGNLTGLLTMLKGLPLAYNRDLQEDKEPVFDSVQTLEVVLPAFAGMVATLRFDVDRMRQLAPAGFSLATDVAEWLVMRGVPFRDAHEISGALVRACEDRGIGLEDVDDELLAMVSPHLTPDVRSVLTVEGSVASRSGVGGTAPHRVAEQRAELIARAQAAAAPFLR, from the coding sequence ATGCACGGCCTGGGCGCTGCTGGTCGGACGAGGTCCGTTCGAGTGGGCGTTCGACCGGGTGTCGAAGCTGATCGTGCCGAGTTCGTTGACGAAGAGGAGCAATCCGTGACCAAGGACGAACAGACCAACGAGGGTGCTCTCTGGGGTGCGCGTTTCGCCTCCGGCCCGTCGCCTGAGCTTGCGGCGCTGAGCGTGTCGACGCATTTCGACTGGGCGTTGGCACCCTATGACATCGCCGGTTCGCACGCTCATGCGAAGGCCTTGGCGGCGGCGGGTTACCTCACCGCGGACGAGGAACGGCGGATGCATGACGGTCTGGACCGCCTCCTGGACGCGGTGCGCGACGGCACCCTTCGTCCCCGGCCGTCGGATGAGGATGTGCACGGCGCGTTGGAGGCGGCGCTCATCGCCGCGGTCGGACCGGAGCTCGGTGGCAAGCTGCGGGCCGGTCGAAGCCGGAACGATCAGATCGCGACGCTCGTGCGGATGTACCTGGTCGATCACGCTGCGGTGGTCGCTCGTGATGTGCTGCGTCTCATCGACGCGATCGTCGCGCAGGCCGAGGCGCACGCCGACGCGATCATGCCCGGACGCACGCATCTGCAGCACGCCCAGCCCGTGCTGCTCGCCCACCACCTCCAAGCGCACGCCTGGCCGCTCGTGCGCGACCTCGAGCGCTTGCGAGACTGGCGTGTGCGAGCCGACGCGTCACCGTACGGGGCCGGCGCACTCGCGGGATCGACACTGGGACTGGACCCGGCGCTGGTCGCCCGCGAGGTCGGCCTCGGGCGGCCCACCGAGAATTCGATGGACGGCACCGCCGCCCGCGACGTCGTGGCGGAGTTCGCCTACGTCGCGGCGCAGATCGGTGTCGACCTCAGCCGCTTCGCCGAAGACATCATCGTGTGGAACACGCGCGAATTCTCCTTCGTGATCCTCGATGATGGTTTCTCCACGGGCTCGAGCATCATGCCGCAGAAGAAGAACCCCGACATCGCGGAGCTGGCTCGCGGGAAGACGGGCCGGCTCATCGGCAATCTGACCGGATTGCTGACGATGCTGAAGGGCCTACCGCTGGCCTACAACCGTGACCTGCAGGAAGACAAAGAGCCGGTCTTCGACAGTGTGCAGACGCTGGAGGTCGTCCTTCCCGCCTTCGCGGGTATGGTCGCCACTCTTCGGTTCGACGTCGATCGCATGCGTCAGCTCGCTCCCGCGGGATTCTCACTGGCGACGGACGTCGCGGAGTGGCTGGTCATGCGCGGCGTGCCGTTCCGCGACGCGCATGAGATCTCCGGTGCGCTGGTCCGGGCTTGCGAGGATCGGGGGATCGGCCTGGAAGACGTCGACGACGAGCTGCTCGCGATGGTCTCGCCCCACCTCACGCCCGACGTGCGGTCGGTACTGACGGTCGAGGGCTCGGTGGCCAGTCGCTCCGGGGTCGGCGGCACGGCACCGCACCGCGTTGCCGAGCAGCGTGCCGAGCTCATCGCCCGAGCGCAGGCGGCAGCGGCACCGTTCCTCCGTTAG
- a CDS encoding SatD family protein → MPTVVIADIVSSRELADRRAAQRDLEAALAQVAADGPPFERALLPVVGDEMQGVYPRLSSALAATMLLQLALPEGVELRFGIGLGEIEEIPSVGGALSEGEAWWAARAAIEEVEHLARRVAPSARTRVAATGAASPEVSEMVRVANSGLLSRDRAISQLSPRTRRLVYGRWLGRTQSDLAAAEGVVQSAVSQALASAEAGALIEGLRALIGDRR, encoded by the coding sequence ATGCCGACCGTGGTGATCGCCGACATCGTCTCGTCTCGCGAGCTCGCGGACAGGAGGGCGGCGCAGCGCGACCTGGAGGCCGCGCTCGCGCAGGTCGCCGCGGACGGGCCGCCCTTCGAACGAGCCCTCCTCCCCGTCGTCGGCGACGAGATGCAGGGGGTGTATCCCCGTCTCTCGTCGGCGTTGGCGGCGACCATGCTGCTTCAGCTGGCCCTCCCCGAAGGTGTCGAGCTTCGATTCGGGATCGGGTTGGGCGAGATCGAGGAGATCCCCTCTGTCGGCGGCGCACTGTCGGAGGGAGAAGCGTGGTGGGCGGCGCGGGCTGCGATCGAGGAAGTCGAACACCTCGCGCGCCGAGTCGCGCCGTCGGCGCGTACCCGGGTGGCGGCGACGGGAGCGGCTTCCCCGGAGGTCAGCGAGATGGTCCGCGTGGCCAACAGCGGACTGCTCTCGCGTGATCGCGCGATCTCCCAGCTGAGCCCGCGCACCCGGCGCCTCGTCTACGGGCGATGGCTCGGCCGCACCCAGAGCGATCTCGCCGCGGCGGAAGGGGTCGTCCAGTCCGCGGTGTCGCAGGCGCTCGCGTCCGCCGAGGCCGGGGCCCTCATCGAGGGGCTCCGGGCGCTCATCGGCGACCGGCGGTGA
- the tyrS gene encoding tyrosine--tRNA ligase: MSSAVVVNTTAPANDPSFDNVWDELVWRGLIHVSTDAEELRTLLGGEPITFYCGFDPTAPSLHLGNLVQLLTMRRLQLAGHRPLGLVGGSTGLIGDPRPSSERTLNTKETVAEWVGYLRAQVERFLSFDGDNAARIVNNLDWTAPLSAIDFLREIGKHYRVGKMLSKDAVSARLNSEAGISYTEFSYQILQGLDYLELYRTYGCVLQTGGSDQWGNLTSGVDLIHYVEHTSVHAIGTPLITNSDGTKFGKSEGNAVWLDPAMCSPYRMYQFWLNTDDADVIARLKIFTFLSREEIERFERLVEAEPFRRAAQKRLAAEVTSLVHGEAATASVIAASDALFGQGDLRALDADTLAQALRELPHAEMDRGASVVQALVQTGLVASLSEARRAIAQGGVAIDGVRVSDDAATVDGSLPGGVSVLRRGKKTLAGVFVR; the protein is encoded by the coding sequence GTGTCATCCGCCGTCGTCGTGAACACGACCGCCCCCGCGAACGATCCGTCCTTCGACAACGTCTGGGACGAATTGGTGTGGCGCGGACTGATCCACGTCTCCACCGATGCCGAGGAGCTGCGCACGCTCCTCGGCGGTGAGCCGATCACCTTCTACTGCGGGTTCGACCCGACGGCGCCCAGTCTTCACCTGGGCAACCTGGTGCAGCTGCTGACCATGCGCCGACTCCAGCTCGCCGGACATCGTCCGCTCGGGCTGGTCGGGGGATCCACCGGACTCATCGGCGATCCGCGCCCCTCGAGTGAGCGGACCTTGAACACCAAGGAGACCGTTGCGGAATGGGTCGGGTACCTCCGTGCGCAGGTCGAGCGCTTCCTCAGCTTCGACGGTGACAACGCTGCCCGCATCGTCAACAACCTCGACTGGACGGCGCCGCTGTCGGCAATCGACTTCCTCCGCGAGATCGGCAAGCACTACCGCGTCGGCAAGATGCTGAGCAAGGACGCCGTCAGCGCGCGCCTGAATTCCGAAGCCGGCATCAGCTACACCGAGTTCAGCTACCAGATCCTGCAGGGGCTGGACTACCTCGAGCTCTACCGCACGTACGGCTGCGTCCTGCAGACCGGCGGATCCGATCAGTGGGGCAACCTCACCAGCGGGGTCGACCTGATCCACTACGTCGAGCACACATCGGTGCACGCGATCGGCACGCCGCTGATCACCAACAGCGACGGCACGAAGTTCGGCAAGAGCGAGGGCAACGCCGTCTGGCTCGACCCCGCGATGTGCAGCCCCTACCGGATGTACCAGTTCTGGCTCAACACCGACGACGCCGACGTCATCGCCCGTCTGAAGATCTTCACCTTCCTCTCGCGTGAGGAGATCGAGCGATTCGAACGGCTCGTGGAGGCGGAGCCGTTCCGGCGAGCCGCGCAGAAGCGTCTGGCCGCCGAAGTGACCTCTCTCGTGCACGGGGAGGCGGCCACGGCCTCGGTCATCGCCGCCTCCGACGCCCTCTTCGGGCAGGGCGACCTTCGCGCGCTCGATGCCGACACGTTGGCGCAGGCACTGCGCGAGCTGCCTCACGCCGAGATGGATCGTGGCGCATCCGTGGTGCAGGCGCTCGTGCAGACCGGACTGGTCGCAAGCCTCTCCGAGGCCAGACGTGCCATCGCGCAGGGCGGGGTCGCCATCGACGGCGTTCGCGTCAGTGACGACGCGGCCACTGTCGACGGATCTTTGCCAGGTGGGGTCTCGGTACTCCGTCGCGGCAAGAAGACGCTCGCCGGCGTCTTCGTCCGCTGA